The DNA sequence TTTTTAAACTTTACATATCACAAAACATCATACTAAGATCATATCAAAAAATAACAAATTGTAGATCTTGTTTTCTACAATTATGGAAATCCTTGTTGTCATTAAGGGTCTAGTACGAAAAAAGACCATCTAAAAATGAGTGACCTCCTCAAATGACTATTTAATCACAAGTATCCTTGTACTGTGCAGCAAATGGATCTGTTGTTTTTCGTCTTTCTACCTCAACATTAGCTCCAGTTAGTGGAACAAAGACTCTTGAGGGTCATTTGCTATTCAGTAACCTGTCTTTTCCTACTCATTATTATCGTTCTCATTATAATATGCTTTTAACTCTTTATAAATATAGCTAGCTATGTTTTCAGGAAAATAAGTAGTAAACTCATGATTGTACTTAGCTAAAAAAAGGTCATCCTCCACTAATTTTAAAATTTTTCTACTCGCCGGGAATAGGTTATCCATTTTATTTAGAACCTCTTGTACTTTTTTTCTACTTGTAGAATCGTTAAAGTGAAGGGCGTTTCTAATCGCTTGAATTAAGTACCATGTTTCTCTATCCATCTTCTCCTGGTATTCTGGATCATGAAGGATTTTTATTTCTTTTAAGATCTCCTTGTCATCTGCAAAATGTTCTTCCCATATTTGAATTTGCGATTTTTCCCTCCTAAATAAATCAAGCATAATAAAAGCAAATTCATTTAATTCTTCCTCGGAAATACCTTCAATGTTATACAGTCTCTCCATTCTCGTAATTACTTCTAACTTATCATTTAATTCCACTTGCTTTTGTTCAATTAACTGCTTCTGTACCTGCAACAACTCTCGATTTTTTAACTTCTGATTAGTCATCTGTTCTTTTATTTCATTTAATGATAAACCAAAATGTTTTAAAATCATTATTTGTTGAAAAAGTTCCCAGTCCAATCGTGTATATACTTTTCGACCATTTTTATTTACTTTTTTTGGGGTAAGTAACTCCATTTTATCGTAGTACCTTAGTGTTCTTACCGTTGACCCTACTACTTTTGCAAACTGACCAATTGTCATTTCCATGTTAACACCACCTTACTTAATTATAATCTGTTACGTAAGGTCACAATCAATACACTTGTGTTAACCGTTTTACTATTGTAAATTTGCGAATTACCTATTTTTGCGGAAAATGTTTGCTTACGACATTACGTCACAATTTATGATTGGTTCTATACTAAGTTTGAGAGGATGGTTATCTATGGAACAACAATCATTATTCCGGAATCGCACTTTTATATTTTTGTTTTTTGGGAGCTTTTTGGCGCTAATAGGATTTAGTATGTTTTTCATGACAACCACTTGGTATGTCATTTCTGATTTAAATTCTGCTAGTTCATTGGGGATTATTCTTATCGCCATTACTGTGCCACGTATTCTCATGATGGCATTTGGAGGAGTTCTTGCTGATAAATTTAAGAAGACGACAATCATGTTCAGTACGAGTTCAATCCAAGGAGTTCTGCTAGTTATCATCTTTTTATTGCATAACGCAGATCAATTATCATTTCTGTACCTGGTCATTTTGGGATCCATTTTTGGAACATTAGATGCATTTTCCGGACCAGCAGGAACATCATTAATTCCGAAAATCGTACAAAAAAACCAAATAAAACAAGCAAATGCTATTATTCAGGGGTTGGGGCAGATTGGCTTTGTTATTGGACCTATTATCTCTGGGAGTATCATGGAATTCGGTGGCGTAACAGCAGGTTATTTAGTCTCATCTATTATTGTTTTGTTGTCTGCCTTTTTTATGTTTCCACCTTTCATAAAGGAAGGTCCTGTAGTCAACACATTTAAACAAACACCATTTAAAGACCTCATAGAAGGTCTTTCCTATGTAAAAGCAAGTAGATTTTTAATGACAGGTATCCTAATTTTAATTACATTAAACTTTTTTGCCTTTGGAGCGATATCCATTGCAATCCCCATTTTAGTGGAAACTTATGGAGGCACACCCATTAACCTTAGTTACATTGACGCTGCTTTAGGGGTTGGGATGCTAATAAGCACAGCAATAATCGGTATAATCAAAATACGTCGTAGGGGATTAACATCGATTGCAGGCTTACTTGCAACATTACTAGTAGCTATAGCTTTTAGTCAAATTCCTAATTTATATATCTTGACGGCGTTAGCGTTTTTAATTGGTTTTACCATGACATTTGTTTCTATCCCTTTCTTCACTTCAGCACAAGAAGATACTGATCCTCGTATTATGGGGAGGGTTATGAGTATTGTCTTTTTAGCCATGAACGGGTTTGATCCTCTTGCCTATGCAAGTGTAACGTTACTCGTTTCTAGAGGATTTGATATTCAATTAGTCATACTTTCCTTTTCTATTGTTGGATTAATAATTGCTATTTTCATTTTGTGGAGAGGACATACATTTAGAAGTTACAAGTCTAACTATTAATTTACCTTCAGGAAAGAGGGTTGAACAAAGGGACTTTTATCCCACCCTCTAAGCAATAAGCGAAACCGCCACATTATTATAAAATCCCGTTGTGAGTGGATTTCTCGCAACGGACTTTGTGGCCAGTGAAGCCATTGCAGATGTTTTAGCTAGTTACGTCCGAGCTTTTTAGGTTTTCCTTGCTGAACAGTAATTGTCTACTATAAATCAAAGCTAATAATCCCCTACCAATTAGGAAGGCAAAAGTACATAATAGTACACCAAACTACTTACTAGAATCTCTACCTTCATCGAAGCTAACATCAGTATCGATAAGTTCCACACTATAGGCATACTCATCTTCATTCATGTGTATCACTTTACCAATTCCTGCAAATAGTCTTTCTTCAAAACTAGGATCGATTATATTAATTATAAATGCTGGGTTCAGAGGAGACGATGTTTTACTATCCGGTATATCACCATTCATATAAAAATCGGGGAAGTATTCCAATATATCTACTTGAATGTCGTTAGTTAACTCGGACTCCACATACATATTAATTAAATCTACTTTAAATGTTCCTCTTGAATCCTCACCCTCTTTAACCTCAAAAGTAAGAGTTTCAAATAACATTTCTGAAGCAGGATACTCACTGTGAGCATCTGATAGCTCAACTTCAACTGTTTCATCAACTTCATTAAGTAATTGCTGGTCGTTATCACCGCATGCAGCTAATAACAATACAGTTAAAGATAGATAACATCCATAATGCACTTTCTTTGTTACCTCTCTCATAAATTCTCCTAAGACATTATTTGTCATTAAAAATAACCTCCATTTCAACTCTAAAACAAAATGGTTTCATTTGATGAGTTCCCATTGTCTTATTCCTTTCTTTTTTCCTCCCCTTAGTTTATCCTATAATTAGAAACTTTTGGTTTTTTTGTATTTTTTATAGGAGTGATAAAATGGTTAGAAGTTTACTATTTTTGATGTTGGTGGTTTCATTAATTGGTGTGACAGCTTGTTCGTCAACAGAGGAAGGTACTACGGCCCCTGTCGATATCGAATCGAATGATGCTCAACCTGAGTCGGAATCTAGTGGTGATTCCTCTTCCGAAGACGATGTGAGGATGGTAGAGTTTGAAGAGAAACTAATTGATTTAGATGACCGTTTTTCAGATTTGCTCTCGTTTTACCAATCTTCTTATCTTGTCTCACCTAGTGCCTACACGTTACAACATAGCGAGATTACTTTAAATGACTTCGCAGATCCAGCTTCATCGACTCATCCTGAAAAAAGATTTCATTTGATTTCTTATGCGTATTCAGGCGACGAGCGAGTCGATCATTATAGTATTTCCGTTCAAGATGGTACTGAGTGGTTTGAAAAAAATGCGAACGATTCGATTTCCAAACCTATAGAAGGAACGGGTGCTTATTATTACGCGGGTGACGTGATTTGGGGCAAAGAAGGACGTTCTTACCGATTTTCGAATCGAGTTCCCGAGAACGAAGCGGATTTAGCTACGTTATTCCTTGAGCAAATACCAACGCAAGGGGAAATGGATTCTGTATTCGAACGTTTCTCTTCATCCGTTCTTCCTACATACTTGCCTAAAGAAGCGTTTATTCAAAGCATTCACGTTGAACGAGAATATAGCCCGGTCAATTTTTCAACCGGCATGAGACTTCGCTATACCATCCCTTTAACGGAAACCAACTATTTGATTATCACAGAATTTACGGAGTATGGGCCACAGCCTCCTAATTATTCCATTTTTGAAGATACAGAAACGGTATCCGTTGGAGACACTGAAGTTGTCTTTCGTACCTACGAGTCATCCATGCAAGTCTTTTTTGAACAAGACGATTGGACGTATCGTATTTCATATGACCCCGTCCTTTCAGATGGTCGAAACGTAATGCAAGAAGACATTGTGAAAATGATTGAGTCCATGATTCACTAAAAAAAGCTGAGTATGAATTCATACTCAGCTTTTTTCATGTTTCAGGTCGTGCCAAGTGCTTTACAGCTAGCTATATGACTGTTGAGAGTATTAATACTTTATGAAACTAAATTTCTTCTCCTTTTAATCAGTAGTTTCCCTTAAAAATTCTATACTTATTCTGTCAACTTTTATTTCAATATATTTATCCATCAATTCAGGATAATCAGACAAATACTCATCGTCATCAGTAAAAACTAATCCTGCATCAATATTATCCTCATGTAACAAACCTCTTATATAATACTCATAACCTAAACCAATACGTTCAATTTCTTTCTTCTCTCCCTGGATTTCACGAATCATTAACTCATTTAAGATAGTAAACCCTATTGATACAGGGTAACTTTTTCCTACTTCAATTTTATAAGGACAAATAAAAGCAAATCCTGTAAATTCAATACCCTCGATCTCAATTATCACTTCTTCCTCAATTTGTGGGTCTAGCCTTTTAACAAGAGCGGTATATACCATATATAAATCCTCACTTCCTACTCTGCTGGATTAATCACTGGAATATTTCCACCATTAATGGTCTTCCAAATCTTTTTGCCACTCTGAATGTGGTAGGTCGTAATATCACCATTATTATTAGTACCTACAAATTCAAACTTTGCTTTACCATTTTTATTATTTCCCAGAAACTTGACATATCCTGTCCTAATTTCACCTTTATATTCATACTTGACCTTTATGCCATTACTAATAACCTCTTTTGCACCTTCAAGATACTCGTCGGCATTTTTATATAATCCGTCAAATTCCTTCCCATGCTTATCAAAATGTCCTTCTAGTTTACCACGATCTGCAAAACCTGAAGGGCTTTTACCCGTACCCTTATTAAATCCACTAAGTGCAATTTCCCCTATTTTTTTACCCGTATTTTTAATAGCATTTCCTGGACTTAAGTAATCTACAAACCATATAGATGTTCCTTCAAGTGCGCTGTCTAATTCTCTACTTCCGCCAATCCGTTCCTCGGGAATATGGTCTACTACTGCAAATTTTTGAGTTCCATTTTCAAAATACTCACGGATGATTCTTCCATTCGCAACCACATGATAAATACCGCCATATTCCATATACTCGTCAATGACTCTTACCGATTGTATTGCATGTTTTGTCCATTCAGCATAATATAGGTTTCACTCATCTGGTGGCAATCAGGCAACGTTATCGAAGTCGTTATCCAACTTTT is a window from the Bacillus alkalicellulosilyticus genome containing:
- a CDS encoding MerR family transcriptional regulator is translated as MEMTIGQFAKVVGSTVRTLRYYDKMELLTPKKVNKNGRKVYTRLDWELFQQIMILKHFGLSLNEIKEQMTNQKLKNRELLQVQKQLIEQKQVELNDKLEVITRMERLYNIEGISEEELNEFAFIMLDLFRREKSQIQIWEEHFADDKEILKEIKILHDPEYQEKMDRETWYLIQAIRNALHFNDSTSRKKVQEVLNKMDNLFPASRKILKLVEDDLFLAKYNHEFTTYFPENIASYIYKELKAYYNENDNNE
- a CDS encoding MFS transporter, with translation MEQQSLFRNRTFIFLFFGSFLALIGFSMFFMTTTWYVISDLNSASSLGIILIAITVPRILMMAFGGVLADKFKKTTIMFSTSSIQGVLLVIIFLLHNADQLSFLYLVILGSIFGTLDAFSGPAGTSLIPKIVQKNQIKQANAIIQGLGQIGFVIGPIISGSIMEFGGVTAGYLVSSIIVLLSAFFMFPPFIKEGPVVNTFKQTPFKDLIEGLSYVKASRFLMTGILILITLNFFAFGAISIAIPILVETYGGTPINLSYIDAALGVGMLISTAIIGIIKIRRRGLTSIAGLLATLLVAIAFSQIPNLYILTALAFLIGFTMTFVSIPFFTSAQEDTDPRIMGRVMSIVFLAMNGFDPLAYASVTLLVSRGFDIQLVILSFSIVGLIIAIFILWRGHTFRSYKSNY